A single genomic interval of Nerophis lumbriciformis linkage group LG17, RoL_Nlum_v2.1, whole genome shotgun sequence harbors:
- the jam3a gene encoding junctional adhesion molecule 3B — translation MRRCKMAMARLIVCCVLCSSLGHIPSSLAVILRTTDKIVWANEFEPIELSCLIESISTNNPRIEWKKIRNGIPSYVYFQNKIAGDLENRAQLREPANILIFNATRSDTAEYRCEVAAIDDQRDFDEILISLAVRVKPVVPRCSVPEAVTVGTSTELRCLENEGFPAPIYRWFHNNEELPQDPKNTPKFTNATYAINTDTGSLKFRRVKKEDAGEYYCQAKNDAGHAQCPSQWMEVYDVDILDIVLKSLGAVVAFIFVTASIWHCFSRACSSKKGHGENEFSWPAQNDGVDYADADEGHFRHKSSFII, via the exons GCCACATCCCGTCATCGCTGGCTGTAATCCTCCGAACCACGGACAAGATTGTGTGGGCCAATGAGTTTGAGC CCATCGAGCTGAGCTGCTTAATAGAGTCCATTTCCACCAACAACCCGAGGATTGAGTGGAAAAAGATTAGAAACGGCATCCCGAGCTATGTGTACTTTCAAAACAAGATAGCAG GCGACTTGGAGAACAGAGCACAGCTCAGAGAGCCCGCCAACATTCTGATCTTCAACGCCACTCGGTCAGACACCGCCGAGTACCGCTGCGAGGTGGCCGCCATCGACGATCAGAGGGACTTTGATGAGATTCTCATTAGTCTGGCAGTGCGAG tgaaACCGGTGGTGCCGCGATGCAGCGTGCCTGAGGCGGTGACAGTCGGAACGTCAACAGAGCTGCGGTGTCTGGAGAACGAGGGTTTCCCAGCACCCATCTATCGCTGGTTCCACAACAACGAGGAGTTGCCGCAGGACCCCAAGAACACACCCAAGTTCACCAACGCCACGTACGCCATCAACACCGACACTGGGAGCCTG AAATTCCGGAGGGTGAAGAAGGAGGACGCGGGGGAGTACTACTGTCAAGCCAAGAACGATGCGGGGCACGCCCAGTGTCCCTCCCAGTGGATGGAAGTCT ACGACGTGGACATCCTTGACATCGTCCTGAAGTCCCTGGGCGCCGTGGTCGCCTTCATCTTCGTGACCGCCTCTATTTGGCATTGCTTTTCACGCGCCTGCTCCTCCAAAAAAGGCCACGGCGAAAACGA GTTCAGTTGGCCCGCACAGAACGACGGCGTGGACTACGCCGACGCAGACGAG GGACATTTTCGCCACAAGTCGTCGTTCATCATCTGA